In one Rutidosis leptorrhynchoides isolate AG116_Rl617_1_P2 chromosome 8, CSIRO_AGI_Rlap_v1, whole genome shotgun sequence genomic region, the following are encoded:
- the LOC139861436 gene encoding transcription factor MYB16, with amino-acid sequence MGRSPCCEKVGIKKGPWTPEEDKKLLAYIQEHGHGSWRLLPSKAGLQRCGKSCRLRWINYLRPDIKRGKFSLEEEQTIIQLHALLGNRWSAIATHLSNRTDNEIKNYWNTRLKKRLLKMGIDPVSHKPKTETPLSKNDQSKTTANLSHMTQWESARLEAEARLKNQSSIRSMTRMPTSTSETSQTCLRTYEETVDKECNYIREYKDHDNVMYGFNDLTIPTIDDTWTTETLESSNNKDEHLLNCDFLEHFTDLLLRSSNSNENLTQ; translated from the exons ATGGGAAGATCACCATGTTGTGAGAAGGTGGGAATAAAGAAAGGACCATGGACTCCTGAAGAAGATAAAAAGCTTTTGGCTTACATCCAAGAACATGGCCATGGCAGCTGGAGACTTTTGCCTTCAAAAGCTG GGCTGCAAAGATGTGGGAAGAGTTGTAGATTAAGATGGATAAATTATCTTAGACCTGATATTAAGAGAGGAAAATTTAGTCTTGAAGAAGAACAGACCATTATTCAGCTTCATGCTCTCTTGGGCAACAG ATGGTCCGCAATCGCTACTCATTTATCAAATAGAACTGATAACGAAATCAAGAACTACTGGAATACTCGTCTCAAAAAACGGCTACTTAAAATGGGGATCGATCCCGTGAGCCACAAGCCAAAAACCGAGACTCCTTTGTCCAAGAACGATCAATCGAAAACAACAGCTAATTTGAGCCACATGACTCAATGGGAAAGTGCTAGACTCGAAGCTGAAGCCAGATTGAAGAACCAGTCGAGCATTCGCTCAATGACCCGAATGCCAACCTCTACTTCTGAGACATCTCAAACGTGCCTTCGTACATATGAAGAGACGGTAGACAAAGAATGTAATTATATCCGAGAATACAAAGATCATGATAATGTGATGTACGGATTTAACGACTTGACCATTCCAACGATCGATGACACGTGGACAACTGAAACATTGGAATCAAGCAATAATAAGGACGAACACTTGTTAAACTGCGATTTCTTGGAACATTTTACGGATCTTTTGTTACGCAgttcaaactctaacgaaaatttgACGCAGTAA